The segment GTTCATGTTCAGGCGCAGGCGGCTGGTGTAGAGGATGTCGTTCTTCCAGTCGTAACCGCCCTGCATCACGCCGGGGGCGGCCAGCATCAACTGCATGGCGCCGTCCTGCAGGCCGGCCCACTGCTCTGGCGTCAGGGTGGCCGGATCCATGCCGTTCATCACGGCCATGGCGGTCAGCAGGTCCTGCAGGCCGCCCCGCAGTCCCGCGAACGTCAGCGAGTTGGCGTAGGCCATGTAGTTGCCGCCGTTCTGCATGACGTACGTGCCGAGGGCGGCGAAGTCCATGGCGGTGGGCGACGCCATGGGCAGGGTGCCGTTGGCGCCGAAGTAGAACAGCGTCTGCGCCATGACGTTCTGCAGGGCCATGCCGTCCATGTAGTCGGGGATGTCGGCGTCGATGTTGTGGGCCTCGAAGCGGAAGTCGCCTGTGAAGTCGACGCGGTCGGTGGCGGCCTTGCGCTCGACCAGCCGCAGGCGCTTCTCGAGATCCTTGATCTTCTTCTCCAGGTCGGCGTCGGCGGCCTGTGCGGCCATGGCCGTACCGACGGCCATGATCACCACGAGTGCGAGAATCTTCTTCATGGTTCTGCTCCTCCGGGTAGAACGAACGGGGCTATCCACAGGTCATCGGATGTTCGGAGTCGGCGGCGCCGTCGACGCAGAACTTGCGGATGGCCTTGAGCATCGCGGGCGTGATGGTGTCGACGACCTTGGTCGTGTCGTCCGCGGACACGGCCAGGCCCCGGTGGGTCTCGAGGTAGTTCTCGTCGAAGAAGCGTTCCCACTGCTCGATGATCAGGAACATGGGGGTGTATTCGCCGGCGTCGGCGTCCTCGCCGTGGCAGATCTTGCAGTCGGCCTTGTAGAGCTCCTTGCCGTCGAGTTTCTCGGGTTCGGCCTTCTTCTCGTCGGCCGAGGCGATACCGGCCAGCAGCAGCACGAGCGCGGCTGTCGTCAGCAGGACCAGGTTTCTCTTCATCGCGGTCTCCTTCGCGTCGGTGAAGCGGAGCATTTGAAACGGGAGCGAATCGATCTCTGATTATCAGGTATCCAACTCCCAATCTATCGGTGGAATATGCTCTGTCAATAAAATTCGAACACAATATAATAATGTTTTAATGATATATGCTGCCATTATCGACAGGTGCCACTATCCTCTTGGCGAGAAAGGTGATATACTTATACGAGGTACGTAACATCACCCTGCCGGACAGGAGGTCCGGCTTATCGGGCCGGCCTTTCCGATCGGCCCGACACGACCACGGAGGGGGATCCCGCAGTCCCCAGCCAGCCCACACACCCGGAGGATCCCATGCGTTGCGCTGTCCTGCTGACGCTTTCGATCGCCCTCTTGTTCATGGCGGGTACCGCCCTGGCCCATGGCGGCCACCACGGAGGGCCTTCCCCGGTCGCAGCCGACCCCGATCTGCTCTCGCGGCTGGGTCCCGCCGCGGTGGCGAAGCTCGCCGGCGGCGGCGAGCCCGAGGCCGATCTCTATCGCCTCACCCTCGCGGAGATCGCCGCGGGCAAGTCGGCCAAGGTGACCGGCACCGGTTCCTGCCTGCTGATCCTCTTCCAGTGGACGGACCATCCGGCGGACGGCGTGGCCCACCCGGGTTCGGCCTACAACGACATGATGTTCTCCGCCGGCACTTACGCCACCGGCAGCGTGAACGACTTCTACCTGGAGAACAGCTACGGGCAGTACGGCGTGACCGGGCTCGCGTCGGGCTGGCACACCTCGAGCGGTCTGTACGCCGCCTTCGCGCCCACCGATTACGGCCAGGTGCGCGACATGATCGCCGCGGCCGTCGCCCAGCTCGACCCGGTCATCGACTACAGCCAGTACGACAACGACGGTCCCGACGGCGTGCCCGACTCCGGCGACGACGACGGCTACGTGGACGCCCTCTTCTTCGTGCACGCCGGCCCCGGCCGCGAGCAGACCGGCGACGACAACGACATCTGGTCCCACGCCTGGGCCTTCTACGGGGGGCTGTCGACCGGCGACGGCGTCGGGATCTACCGCTATTCCGTGGAGCCGGAGATGCTCTCGGACGGCGCCCAGATCACCATCGGCGTCTTCGCCCACGAGTACGGCCACGTGCTCGGGCTGCCCGATCTCTACGACACCGACTACAGCACCAGCGGCATCGGCGACTGGGGCCTGATGAGCGGCGGTTCCTGGTGCCGCCGCAGCGGCGATCCCGTGGGCAGCAGCCCCGCCCACCTCACCGCCTGGAGCAAGTGGAAGCTGGGCTGGTTGACGCCGAACGTCGTCACCGCGGACCAGCTGGGCGCGACCTTGCCGCCGGTCGAGACCAGCGCCGTCGCCTACCGCATCTTCCGCGGCGGCGCGACCGCCGGCGACGAGTTCTTCCTGGTCGAGAACCGCCAGCCGATCGGCTTCGACGGCGGCCTGACCCGACGCCAGGTCGATCTGGGCCTGCCCCAGCCCCAGGGCATGATCATCACCCACGTGGACGAGTCGATGAGCGCCAATTCCAACGACAACCACCGCCTGGTCGACATCGTCGAGGCCAGCCCCTGGTTCCACGCCCCCGGCGACTGGATGGAGCACCTCGACGGACCGCGCGACTACGCCCTGCAGCTCTGGCTCGACCAGTACAACCGCGGCGACAACGGCGACGCCTGGCCCGGCTGGTCGACCGCCAGCCTCGATTCCACCGACTGGATCGGCCCGCGCGACCGCGATCGCTTCGCCGACGACACCATCCCGCCGGCCGAGGACTACTTCTGCGACGCGTCCGGCATCGCCATCGAGAACATCGCCCTGGCCGGCCAGGACGTGACGGCCGACTTCCTCGTCGGCGCCAAGCGGCTCCCCGCGGTCTCGCCGGACAAGTCCTTAACCTGGACCTTCGAGACCGACAGCGAGGGCTGGCTCTTCTGCCGCGGCTACGTCCACCACGACTTGACCCAGGGCGGGAGCTGCGGCGGCGCGGGCGGCCTCTGGTTCGGCTTGGACGACGCGGACTACGTGTGCCCGCCGGGATACGGCAACAACTGGAACGACTTCACGTGGCGCACGGTCGGCGTCTCCGACGGCGCCACCGTCAGCCTGCGCCACCGCTACGATCTCGAGGTCGGTTACGACTTCGCTCGCCTGGAGGTGCGCTGCGCGGGCGACCCCGAGGTCGCCTGGTACGAGATCGCCTCCTTCGGCGGCTACAGCGACTGCGTGACCGACACCTGGGCCATCCCCACGTCCGCGATCTCCGCCTGCGCCAACGCGTTCGGCTTCGCCGTGCTGGACCTGCGCCTGCGGCTCGATTCCGACGAGGGCTGGTCGGCCGAGGACGGCGGCTACTGCGGCATCGGCTGGTGGGTGGACGAGATCACCATCACCGGCGAGTACGCCGTCGGCGTCGGCGACCTGCCGGGCGCGGGCCTGCCCGCCATGCTGCGCCCCGCCTCGCCCAACCCCTTCAATCCGGTGACCGCGTTGAAGTACCACGTGCCGGCCGGCGCCCGCGAGGTCGGGCTGTCGGTCTACGATCAGCGCGGCCGCCTGGTGCGCGACCTGTCCGCCTCGCCGGAGGCGGGCTGGCAGGAGCGCAGCTGGGACGGGCGCGACGAGACCGGCCGCAACCTGCCCAGCGGCATCTACTTCGCGCGCCTGAACGTGGACGGCGCCCTGCGCATCCAGAAGCTGGCCCTGCTGAAATAGGCGGCGCCGGGGACGCGATCGAGGGGTTCGGGACCTCAATCCCGGGCCCCTTTCGGTATTTTTTCGTCGCTGAGATTCGCATTTTTGCTATCATGTGCGCCATGATGCACCATCCGAAGCGCACGCGTTCCCTGTTGATCGCAGCCCTGATGCTCGTCGTCGCGACGGCGTTTCCCGCGGCGGCGTCCGTCCACAACATCCACCTCTACACGGACAGCACGCCCGACTACACGAGCCGCGAGGATTTCCTGGAGTCCGCCACGGGCATCTGGGACGATCCCCAGGACCAGGCCATCGCGATCTGGCGCTTCATGGTGCGCGGCCACCGTCAGACGCACGCCACCCGGGAGGACGGGCGCCCGCTCTTCGATCCGATCTACTTCTACAACAGCTACGCCAACACCTTCTGCGGCTACGTGGCCGGCTACTACACGTCCTTCGTCGACGCCATGGGCGGGGCCTGGCGTCATCGTTACGTCGAGCTGGGCGACCACACGGTCGCCGAGGTCTCCT is part of the bacterium genome and harbors:
- a CDS encoding cytochrome c, whose product is MKRNLVLLTTAALVLLLAGIASADEKKAEPEKLDGKELYKADCKICHGEDADAGEYTPMFLIIEQWERFFDENYLETHRGLAVSADDTTKVVDTITPAMLKAIRKFCVDGAADSEHPMTCG
- a CDS encoding M6 family metalloprotease domain-containing protein, with amino-acid sequence MRCAVLLTLSIALLFMAGTALAHGGHHGGPSPVAADPDLLSRLGPAAVAKLAGGGEPEADLYRLTLAEIAAGKSAKVTGTGSCLLILFQWTDHPADGVAHPGSAYNDMMFSAGTYATGSVNDFYLENSYGQYGVTGLASGWHTSSGLYAAFAPTDYGQVRDMIAAAVAQLDPVIDYSQYDNDGPDGVPDSGDDDGYVDALFFVHAGPGREQTGDDNDIWSHAWAFYGGLSTGDGVGIYRYSVEPEMLSDGAQITIGVFAHEYGHVLGLPDLYDTDYSTSGIGDWGLMSGGSWCRRSGDPVGSSPAHLTAWSKWKLGWLTPNVVTADQLGATLPPVETSAVAYRIFRGGATAGDEFFLVENRQPIGFDGGLTRRQVDLGLPQPQGMIITHVDESMSANSNDNHRLVDIVEASPWFHAPGDWMEHLDGPRDYALQLWLDQYNRGDNGDAWPGWSTASLDSTDWIGPRDRDRFADDTIPPAEDYFCDASGIAIENIALAGQDVTADFLVGAKRLPAVSPDKSLTWTFETDSEGWLFCRGYVHHDLTQGGSCGGAGGLWFGLDDADYVCPPGYGNNWNDFTWRTVGVSDGATVSLRHRYDLEVGYDFARLEVRCAGDPEVAWYEIASFGGYSDCVTDTWAIPTSAISACANAFGFAVLDLRLRLDSDEGWSAEDGGYCGIGWWVDEITITGEYAVGVGDLPGAGLPAMLRPASPNPFNPVTALKYHVPAGAREVGLSVYDQRGRLVRDLSASPEAGWQERSWDGRDETGRNLPSGIYFARLNVDGALRIQKLALLK